From Pseudobdellovibrio exovorus JSS, a single genomic window includes:
- a CDS encoding metallophosphoesterase, with amino-acid sequence MKTSTPAPKPSAFFKISRVLPFITLIMFTVALVHLFIFRVTSYSITADSYRTALMLVLILGWLTLPLGLIATHIRHPLLRFSAWGSYIWMGLFNFLFLFSLIEFIIQFIYPHAYSYWVLGICSLIGLWSLYKGLSFPKVIFHSLHRSEIKGLRLVQISDLHVGMLHLNEKWLNRIVTTINELKPDIVAITGDLVEGDFLEISPQLAPLSQISATLDKFYITGNHEYIHHSGSWEERLQQLGFSVLHNQNKIISYKESRVLIAGVPDRMIGRFISGSLSLPDKALSTGEPVQYKILLAHEPASVQDIKRESCDLILTGHTHGGQIFPFHFLVRLVQPVLKGFKRINGILVFAHQGTGFWGPPMRWFSRSEIVIFDWK; translated from the coding sequence ATGAAGACATCAACACCTGCACCTAAACCTTCTGCATTTTTTAAAATCAGTCGAGTTTTACCATTTATCACATTGATTATGTTTACAGTGGCATTGGTCCACTTATTTATTTTTCGTGTGACCTCCTACTCTATCACGGCTGATTCCTATAGGACGGCTCTTATGCTGGTACTTATCTTGGGCTGGCTGACGTTGCCACTAGGGCTCATTGCAACTCATATTCGCCACCCACTTCTGCGTTTTTCTGCATGGGGCAGCTACATTTGGATGGGCCTTTTTAATTTCCTATTTTTATTCAGCCTTATTGAATTCATCATTCAGTTTATCTACCCCCATGCTTATTCGTATTGGGTACTTGGTATCTGCAGCTTGATAGGTCTTTGGAGTCTTTACAAAGGACTTTCCTTTCCTAAAGTTATCTTCCACTCTTTACACCGCTCAGAAATCAAAGGGCTTCGGTTGGTGCAAATTTCAGATCTACACGTAGGGATGCTTCATCTAAATGAAAAATGGCTCAATCGTATTGTGACGACAATTAATGAGCTCAAACCAGATATCGTAGCTATCACAGGGGATCTTGTGGAAGGTGACTTCTTAGAAATCTCTCCACAACTGGCTCCGTTAAGTCAGATCTCGGCGACCCTTGATAAGTTCTATATCACGGGAAATCACGAATACATTCATCACTCTGGTTCGTGGGAAGAGCGCTTACAGCAGTTAGGGTTCTCTGTCTTGCACAACCAAAATAAAATCATCTCTTATAAAGAATCCCGTGTGCTGATAGCAGGTGTGCCTGATCGTATGATTGGACGTTTTATTTCGGGCTCTCTTTCTTTACCAGACAAAGCTTTAAGTACAGGCGAACCTGTACAGTATAAAATACTTTTGGCGCATGAACCGGCTAGCGTACAGGATATTAAACGTGAATCCTGTGATTTAATTTTAACAGGTCACACTCATGGTGGACAAATTTTTCCATTTCACTTTTTAGTCCGCCTCGTTCAACCCGTGCTAAAGGGATTTAAAAGAATTAATGGTATATTGGTTTTTGCCCATCAAGGCACAGGTTTTTGGGGACCACCGATGCGCTGGTTTAGCCGTAGCGAAATCGTTATCTTTGACTGGAAGTAG
- the pyrE gene encoding orotate phosphoribosyltransferase, with protein sequence MNRQELAQSIYDICHLNGDFLLRSGKRSHEYFDKYRFESQPKILQEIAQQMKPLIPAGTEVLAALEMGGIPVGTALSLATGIPCVFVRKTAKDYGTCQFAEGIDVKGKKICIIEDVITSGGQVLLSAADLRSIGAHVENVLCVINRGGDEAAAKLQESQLNLTALFKRSDFPN encoded by the coding sequence ATGAACCGCCAAGAACTTGCCCAAAGTATATATGATATCTGTCATCTTAACGGCGACTTTCTTCTTCGCAGTGGAAAAAGATCTCACGAGTACTTTGATAAGTATCGCTTCGAATCACAGCCTAAAATTTTACAGGAAATTGCACAGCAAATGAAACCGCTTATTCCTGCTGGCACAGAGGTTCTGGCGGCGCTTGAAATGGGTGGCATCCCTGTGGGTACAGCCCTATCTTTAGCAACAGGCATTCCTTGCGTTTTCGTGCGTAAAACAGCGAAGGACTATGGAACATGTCAATTCGCTGAAGGTATTGATGTGAAAGGAAAAAAAATCTGTATTATCGAAGACGTGATCACTTCTGGTGGCCAAGTTCTACTGAGCGCAGCGGATCTTCGTAGTATCGGAGCCCACGTTGAAAATGTTCTTTGTGTTATTAATCGTGGTGGCGACGAAGCAGCAGCAAAATTACAGGAGTCTCAACTTAACTTAACGGCTTTATTTAAAAGATCGGATTTTCCAAACTAG
- a CDS encoding CNNM domain-containing protein, translated as MIWISTVFLLLVVISFLSSLCASVIFSLSPAFIEVKAETKSKSGKLIKHITDNIDRSIFALRILNTASHIVGSALMTVLSFHLLGHFGLTLLALALTLTILIVAEALPKSLGQNHAKSLAVFAAYTTQTLIIVFYPLVKISEWISTAIPVTDDIPDVTRDEVIKSAEIGAEEGTIKTKESNIIRNLLKLDKIYVSDIMTPRSVITALEATQTVEEVARKYNPLRFSRLPVYTNSLDNIIGMTHRYKILEALSKDQHQTKIQELIAPIQSVSERMSVSQVLDFFIKEKCHLTLVSDEYGITTGLVTLEDAVETLLGVEIVDEFDSIEDMRKYALDQWQQRKSQGRR; from the coding sequence ATGATCTGGATATCGACTGTTTTTTTACTCTTAGTAGTCATCTCTTTTTTAAGCTCGCTTTGTGCGTCAGTTATTTTCTCGCTGTCTCCGGCATTCATCGAGGTCAAAGCAGAGACGAAGTCGAAATCAGGAAAGCTCATCAAACATATTACTGACAACATAGATCGCTCTATATTTGCTTTGCGAATACTGAATACCGCATCTCATATTGTCGGCTCAGCCTTGATGACAGTTCTTTCTTTTCATCTTCTTGGTCATTTCGGATTAACCTTGCTAGCTTTGGCTTTAACACTCACTATTTTGATAGTTGCCGAAGCTCTTCCCAAATCTCTTGGGCAGAATCATGCAAAGTCACTGGCTGTTTTCGCGGCTTATACCACTCAGACTTTAATTATTGTCTTCTATCCCTTAGTGAAAATTTCAGAATGGATTTCGACTGCTATTCCCGTGACGGATGATATCCCAGATGTAACTCGTGATGAAGTGATCAAAAGTGCCGAGATCGGGGCTGAAGAGGGCACTATTAAAACAAAAGAGTCCAACATCATTCGCAATCTACTGAAGCTCGATAAAATTTATGTCTCTGATATTATGACTCCACGTTCGGTCATAACAGCGCTTGAGGCCACACAGACAGTGGAAGAAGTGGCAAGGAAATATAATCCCTTACGTTTTTCTCGCCTTCCCGTTTACACAAATAGTTTAGATAATATTATCGGCATGACCCACCGATATAAGATTTTAGAAGCTCTTTCTAAAGATCAGCACCAAACAAAAATTCAAGAGCTGATCGCCCCTATTCAAAGTGTTTCAGAACGTATGAGTGTGTCCCAAGTTCTTGATTTTTTTATCAAAGAAAAATGCCATCTGACTCTTGTGTCGGATGAGTATGGAATCACCACCGGACTTGTGACATTAGAAGACGCTGTCGAAACACTTCTAGGAGTCGAAATCGTAGATGAGTTTGATAGCATCGAAGATATGCGTAAGTACGCGCTGGATCAGTGGCAGCAGCGCAAAAGCCAAGGCCGACGTTAA